The following coding sequences lie in one Xanthomonas hortorum pv. pelargonii genomic window:
- a CDS encoding phosphomannomutase/phosphoglucomutase — MSKASERSQAASGMRTSGPVLGGVLLLLAAWFGWSGYAQWREDAMTQDLEQARDRAVQDVSQAMAKQASQLDAVLKQPQVIAALANGDALAAASAIRERFKGAEDVQVLSGDLTAAYENPKDFGYARLSLLESALVGKRAQVHVVRDAKQVRLGVAAAVTLGTQPAVAYARLPLLRLTGPLDAIAVPGSAYLALRQGSYNVAEQGDTGLADAAETLARQLGDSGLRVAAAVRQSDSGPLGLGAVGCAIVASLLLVIAVLLVLASRGRVALPRRRVASESTADEPTFGQSLQHDASVASQARALDQDAAASAPPALVPAVQIATEMFRAYDIRGVVGKDLNPGVAALIGQAVGSVMQAQGLREVVVGRDGRLSGPELANGLIEGLRRAGCSVIDIGLAPTPVVYFGAYELRAGSCVAVTGSHNPPDYNGFKIVIGGETLSGAAITDLHQRINEGRLHTAAAPGELEQRDISDAYIQRIADDVQLDRPIKVVVDAGNGVAGDIAPRLLEAIGAEVIPLYCDVDGTFPNHHPDTSEPHNLDDLVNMVQRFDADIGVAFDGDADRLGVVTKEGAIVFPDRLLMLFAADVLQRNPGALVIYDVKCTGKLSDYVLRNGGSPLMWKTGHSLIKSKMRETDAELAGEMSGHFFFKERWYGFDDGIYAAARLLEILAQREETPSEVLNALPESVSTPEIKVPVDGDAHALVARFVERAQASEESPFESARLSTIDGLRADFTDGWGLVRASNTTPILVLRFEADTEAALNRIRALFRSELQALLPEHPLAF, encoded by the coding sequence ATGAGCAAAGCGAGCGAGCGCAGCCAGGCCGCGTCCGGCATGCGCACGAGTGGTCCGGTGTTGGGGGGCGTGTTGCTGCTGCTGGCAGCCTGGTTCGGCTGGAGCGGCTACGCGCAATGGCGCGAAGATGCGATGACGCAGGACCTCGAGCAGGCGCGCGACCGCGCCGTGCAGGACGTCAGCCAGGCCATGGCCAAGCAGGCCAGCCAGCTCGACGCCGTGCTCAAGCAGCCGCAGGTCATCGCCGCGTTGGCCAATGGCGATGCGCTCGCCGCCGCTTCGGCCATCCGCGAGCGCTTCAAGGGCGCCGAAGACGTGCAGGTGCTGTCTGGCGATCTGACCGCCGCCTATGAAAATCCCAAGGACTTCGGCTATGCGCGGCTGAGCCTGCTCGAGTCGGCGCTGGTCGGCAAACGTGCGCAGGTGCATGTGGTGCGCGACGCCAAGCAGGTCCGCCTCGGCGTGGCGGCAGCGGTGACTTTAGGTACGCAGCCGGCCGTGGCGTATGCGCGCCTGCCGCTGTTGCGGTTGACCGGCCCGCTGGATGCGATCGCAGTGCCCGGCAGCGCCTATCTGGCATTGCGCCAGGGCAGCTACAACGTCGCCGAGCAGGGCGATACCGGGCTGGCCGACGCCGCCGAAACACTGGCCAGGCAGCTGGGCGACAGCGGTTTGCGCGTTGCCGCCGCCGTGCGGCAGAGCGACAGCGGCCCGTTGGGTCTTGGCGCAGTTGGCTGCGCGATCGTGGCGTCGCTGTTGCTCGTCATCGCCGTGCTGCTGGTACTTGCCAGCCGGGGCCGTGTCGCCTTGCCGCGCCGCCGCGTGGCAAGCGAATCGACTGCCGACGAACCTACCTTCGGTCAAAGCCTGCAGCACGATGCCAGCGTTGCCAGCCAGGCACGCGCGCTGGACCAGGACGCGGCCGCATCCGCGCCGCCCGCCCTGGTGCCGGCGGTGCAGATCGCCACCGAGATGTTCCGCGCCTATGACATCCGCGGCGTGGTCGGCAAGGACTTGAATCCTGGCGTTGCCGCGCTGATCGGCCAGGCCGTCGGCAGCGTGATGCAAGCCCAGGGCCTGCGCGAGGTGGTGGTCGGCCGCGACGGGCGCCTGTCGGGCCCGGAGCTTGCCAACGGCCTGATCGAAGGCCTGCGCCGTGCCGGCTGCAGCGTGATCGACATCGGTCTGGCACCGACGCCAGTGGTGTATTTCGGCGCCTACGAACTGCGCGCCGGCAGCTGCGTGGCGGTGACCGGCAGCCACAATCCGCCCGACTACAACGGCTTCAAGATCGTGATCGGCGGCGAGACACTGTCGGGTGCGGCGATCACCGACCTGCACCAGCGCATCAACGAAGGCCGCCTGCACACCGCAGCGGCGCCTGGCGAACTGGAACAGCGCGACATCAGCGATGCCTACATCCAGCGCATCGCCGACGACGTGCAGCTGGACCGCCCGATCAAGGTGGTGGTGGATGCCGGCAACGGCGTGGCCGGCGATATCGCACCGCGACTGCTGGAGGCGATCGGCGCCGAAGTCATTCCGCTGTACTGCGATGTCGATGGCACCTTTCCCAATCATCACCCCGACACGAGCGAGCCGCACAATCTCGACGATCTGGTGAACATGGTGCAGCGCTTCGATGCGGATATCGGCGTGGCTTTCGATGGCGATGCCGACCGTCTGGGCGTGGTCACCAAGGAAGGCGCCATCGTGTTCCCGGACCGCCTGCTGATGCTGTTCGCCGCCGACGTGCTGCAGCGCAATCCTGGCGCGCTGGTGATCTACGACGTCAAATGCACCGGCAAGCTGTCCGACTACGTGTTGCGCAATGGCGGCAGCCCGTTGATGTGGAAGACCGGGCACTCGCTGATCAAGTCCAAGATGCGCGAGACCGACGCCGAACTGGCCGGCGAGATGAGCGGGCACTTCTTCTTCAAGGAACGCTGGTACGGCTTCGACGACGGCATCTATGCCGCCGCGCGCCTGCTGGAAATCCTGGCCCAGCGCGAGGAAACCCCGTCCGAAGTGCTGAACGCGCTACCCGAAAGCGTGTCCACGCCGGAGATCAAGGTGCCGGTCGACGGCGATGCGCATGCGCTGGTGGCGCGCTTTGTCGAGCGCGCGCAGGCCAGCGAAGAATCGCCGTTCGAATCGGCTCGGCTCTCCACGATCGACGGATTGCGTGCGGACTTTACCGACGGCTGGGGCCTGGTGCGTGCCTCCAACACCACGCCGATCCTGGTGCTGCGGTTCGAAGCCGACACCGAGGCTGCATTGAACCGGATCCGTGCGTTGTTCCGCAGCGAATTGCAGGCCTTGCTGCCAGAGCATCCGTTGGCGTTTTGA
- a CDS encoding lipid-A-disaccharide synthase N-terminal domain-containing protein has protein sequence MELHWLDQPLTWLFWTGLHVTGWKLIGYVGALMFGGRWLVQFVASKRAGKPVIPRMFWYMSVVGSLMTLSYFVFSAKQDSVGVLQNLFPAFTAFYSLYLDVKHRGWKRDRAVH, from the coding sequence ATGGAACTGCATTGGCTGGATCAACCGCTGACCTGGCTGTTCTGGACCGGGCTGCATGTCACCGGCTGGAAACTGATCGGCTATGTGGGCGCGCTGATGTTCGGCGGCCGCTGGCTGGTGCAGTTCGTCGCTTCCAAGCGCGCCGGCAAGCCGGTGATTCCGCGCATGTTCTGGTACATGAGCGTGGTCGGCAGCCTGATGACGCTGAGCTATTTCGTGTTCTCGGCCAAGCAGGATTCGGTGGGCGTGCTGCAGAACCTGTTTCCGGCGTTTACCGCGTTTTACAGCCTGTATCTGGATGTGAAGCATCGCGGCTGGAAGCGGGATCGGGCGGTGCATTGA
- the argS gene encoding arginine--tRNA ligase, with the protein MKAQLRALIGQGIEALRANGTLPADTLPPDFVVERPKTREHGDFATNAAMLLAKPARSNPRALAQALVAALPASDDLAKVDIAGPGFINFHLTPSAYQREVAHVIKQGADYGRGLSGNGRSVGVEYVSANPTGPLHVGHGRAAAIGDSLARVLDANGWNVKREFYYNDAGVQIENLALSVQARAQGLTPDSDGWPENGYRGDYIADVANAYLAGDTVDLEGHLVTGGKDPADFDAIRRFAVAYLRNEQNHDLAAFRVDFDIYFLESSLYKDGKVEEAVQKLIASGHTYEEGGALWLKSTDFGDDKDRVMRKSDGTYTYFVPDVAYHLTKWQRGYERAITELGADHHGSLTRVRAGLQALELGIPQGWPEYVLHQMVTVMRGGEEVKLSKRAGSYVTLRDLIEETSADAVRWFLIARKPDSQLTFDIDLARQQSNDNPVFYVQYAHARVCSVLRQALEKGYKYEQAHGLAELARLDDEHSLNVMVELSRYAEVVEIAGQTLEPYQIAQYLRELAHAFHTWYHNTKLLVDDAAERDAKLTLAVATQQVLANGLELLGVSAPEKM; encoded by the coding sequence GTGAAAGCCCAACTCCGCGCACTGATCGGCCAAGGCATTGAAGCCTTGCGCGCCAACGGCACCCTGCCTGCCGACACCCTGCCGCCGGATTTTGTGGTCGAGCGGCCCAAGACGCGCGAACACGGCGACTTCGCCACCAATGCCGCGATGCTGCTGGCCAAGCCCGCGCGCAGCAATCCGCGCGCACTGGCCCAGGCACTGGTCGCCGCGTTGCCGGCCAGCGACGACCTGGCCAAGGTGGACATCGCCGGCCCGGGCTTCATCAACTTCCACCTGACACCCTCCGCCTACCAGCGCGAAGTGGCGCATGTGATCAAGCAGGGCGCCGACTACGGCCGCGGGCTGTCCGGCAATGGCCGCTCGGTGGGCGTGGAATACGTCTCGGCAAACCCGACCGGCCCGCTGCATGTCGGCCACGGCCGCGCGGCGGCGATCGGCGACAGCCTGGCGCGCGTGCTCGATGCCAACGGCTGGAACGTCAAGCGCGAGTTCTATTACAACGATGCCGGCGTGCAGATCGAAAACCTGGCGTTGTCGGTGCAGGCACGCGCGCAGGGACTCACCCCAGACAGCGATGGCTGGCCGGAGAACGGCTACCGCGGCGACTACATCGCCGATGTGGCCAACGCCTATCTGGCTGGCGACACCGTCGACCTGGAAGGCCATCTGGTCACCGGCGGCAAGGATCCTGCCGATTTCGACGCGATCCGCCGCTTCGCGGTGGCCTATCTGCGTAACGAGCAGAACCACGACCTGGCCGCGTTCCGTGTGGATTTCGATATCTATTTCCTGGAAAGCTCGCTGTACAAGGACGGCAAGGTCGAAGAGGCGGTGCAGAAGCTGATCGCTTCCGGCCACACCTACGAGGAAGGCGGCGCGTTGTGGTTGAAGTCCACCGACTTCGGTGACGACAAGGACCGGGTGATGCGCAAGTCCGACGGCACCTACACCTACTTCGTGCCGGACGTGGCCTATCACCTGACCAAGTGGCAGCGCGGCTACGAGCGCGCGATCACCGAACTGGGCGCGGATCACCACGGCTCGCTGACGCGCGTGCGCGCCGGCCTGCAGGCACTGGAACTGGGCATCCCGCAGGGCTGGCCGGAATACGTGCTGCACCAGATGGTCACGGTGATGCGCGGCGGCGAAGAGGTGAAGCTGTCCAAGCGTGCCGGCAGCTACGTCACCCTGCGCGATCTGATCGAAGAAACCAGCGCCGATGCGGTGCGCTGGTTCCTGATCGCGCGCAAGCCCGATTCGCAGCTCACCTTCGACATCGACCTGGCCCGTCAGCAGAGCAACGACAACCCGGTGTTCTATGTGCAGTACGCGCATGCCCGCGTGTGCAGCGTGCTGCGTCAGGCGCTGGAAAAAGGCTACAAGTACGAGCAGGCGCATGGGTTGGCCGAGCTGGCGCGTCTGGATGACGAGCATTCGCTCAACGTCATGGTCGAGCTGTCGCGCTATGCGGAAGTGGTCGAAATCGCCGGCCAGACGCTGGAGCCGTATCAGATTGCGCAGTACCTGCGTGAATTGGCGCACGCCTTCCACACGTGGTATCACAACACCAAACTGCTGGTGGACGATGCCGCAGAGCGCGACGCCAAACTCACCCTCGCCGTCGCCACGCAACAGGTGCTCGCCAACGGCCTGGAACTGCTCGGCGTCAGCGCCCCAGAAAAGATGTAA
- the coaBC gene encoding bifunctional phosphopantothenoylcysteine decarboxylase/phosphopantothenate--cysteine ligase CoaBC: protein MIGSTQARPLDGQRLLLCVGGGIAAYKSLELVRRLRDAGAQVQVAMTSGAQQFVTPLSFQALSGQPTRTTLWDSAAEQAMGHIELARWADQVIVAPATADLLARLAHGLADDLVTTLCLATTAPLTVAPAMNHRMWLHPATQANVATLRTRGVRVVGPDDGPLAEGESGPGRLAEPAAIIAALAGTAAPAASRSAAAPAFVPGSAQLDGLRIVISAGPTFEDLDPVRYVGNRSSGKMGYALAAAAAHQGAEVVLVSGPVHQTTPAGVQRIDVRSAAQMRDAVLGAFPADIYIGAAAVADYTPKRVVAQKIKKTGETLTLELVRTPDILAEVAAQTGALKLVVGFAAETHDVEHYARGKLAAKRLDLIIANQVGIEGGGFESDNNAAIAYWQGGERGFPSSSKTELAEQLLALIAERLQA from the coding sequence GTGATCGGCTCCACTCAGGCCCGCCCCCTGGACGGACAGCGCTTGCTGCTGTGCGTCGGCGGAGGCATTGCCGCTTACAAATCGCTCGAACTGGTCCGTCGCCTGCGCGACGCCGGCGCGCAGGTGCAGGTCGCCATGACCAGCGGCGCACAACAATTCGTCACCCCGCTCAGCTTCCAGGCGCTGTCCGGGCAGCCCACCCGCACCACCTTGTGGGACAGCGCCGCCGAGCAGGCGATGGGGCATATCGAACTGGCGCGCTGGGCCGATCAGGTAATCGTCGCCCCGGCCACCGCCGACCTGCTGGCGCGTCTGGCGCATGGCCTGGCCGACGACCTGGTCACCACGCTATGCCTGGCCACCACCGCGCCGCTGACCGTGGCCCCGGCGATGAACCATCGCATGTGGCTGCATCCGGCTACCCAGGCCAACGTTGCGACCCTGCGCACTCGTGGCGTGCGCGTGGTCGGCCCGGACGACGGCCCGCTGGCCGAAGGCGAATCCGGCCCCGGCCGGCTGGCCGAGCCGGCGGCGATCATCGCTGCGCTGGCCGGCACCGCCGCGCCTGCCGCGTCCAGGAGCGCGGCTGCGCCGGCCTTCGTGCCCGGCAGCGCGCAACTGGACGGCTTGCGCATCGTGATCAGTGCCGGCCCCACCTTCGAGGACCTGGACCCGGTGCGCTACGTCGGCAACCGCAGCAGCGGCAAGATGGGCTATGCGCTGGCGGCCGCGGCCGCCCACCAGGGCGCCGAGGTGGTGCTGGTCAGCGGCCCGGTGCATCAGACCACCCCGGCCGGCGTGCAACGGATCGACGTGCGCTCGGCCGCGCAGATGCGCGATGCGGTGCTGGGCGCGTTTCCGGCCGACATCTACATCGGTGCCGCCGCAGTGGCCGACTACACCCCCAAACGGGTGGTCGCGCAGAAGATCAAGAAAACCGGCGAAACGCTGACCCTGGAACTGGTACGCACCCCGGACATCCTGGCCGAAGTCGCTGCGCAGACCGGCGCACTCAAGCTGGTGGTCGGTTTTGCTGCCGAAACGCACGACGTGGAGCACTATGCGCGTGGCAAGCTCGCCGCCAAACGGCTGGACCTGATCATCGCCAATCAGGTGGGGATCGAAGGCGGCGGCTTCGAAAGCGACAACAATGCTGCGATCGCCTATTGGCAGGGCGGCGAACGTGGCTTCCCCAGCAGCAGCAAAACCGAATTGGCCGAGCAACTGCTGGCCCTGATCGCGGAGAGATTGCAGGCATGA
- the dut gene encoding dUTP diphosphatase, with protein sequence MSHPTQSLQVKLLDPRFGDLWPLPAYATESSAGMDLRAALEAPMTLEPGDAALIPSGIAIHLADPQLCAVILPRSGLGHRHGIVLGNGTGLIDADYQGPLLISTWNRGRAAFTIEPGDRIAQLVILPIVRVGLQVVDTFVDSVRGAGGFGHTGVR encoded by the coding sequence ATGAGCCACCCAACCCAGTCCTTGCAAGTGAAGTTGCTTGACCCGCGCTTCGGCGACCTGTGGCCATTGCCCGCCTATGCCACCGAATCCAGCGCAGGCATGGACCTGCGCGCTGCGTTGGAAGCGCCGATGACGCTGGAACCGGGCGATGCGGCGCTGATCCCCAGCGGCATCGCGATTCATCTGGCCGACCCGCAGCTGTGCGCGGTGATCCTGCCGCGCTCGGGCCTGGGCCATCGCCACGGCATCGTGCTCGGCAACGGCACCGGCCTGATCGATGCCGATTACCAGGGGCCGCTGCTGATCAGCACCTGGAATCGCGGCCGTGCCGCCTTCACCATCGAGCCGGGCGACCGCATCGCACAGCTGGTGATCCTGCCGATCGTGCGCGTGGGCTTGCAAGTGGTGGATACTTTCGTCGACAGCGTGCGGGGAGCGGGTGGATTCGGCCACACCGGCGTGCGCTGA
- a CDS encoding glycosyltransferase, with translation MPESLHTPARHRPVLIATLGTHGDVRPIIALGRGLQERGYPVRVLTSANFESLIRANGLEFFPLSGDHQKLLQGHPNVAEMRGGWRGIWGTLRAQLMDWARDWAEQGRAACADAGLILGVGSASLLAHSLGQAYGLPVVFTQLQPLTASRHVPLMVMPTVRLPGLVSVALHHAVRFAGWQLMRPALNGIVRPALGLPAYPWSGPDRSAQRVVYGYSEHLCPRPPDWPDRAQVAGFWQLPQPQWQPPAALEAFLQAGPPPLYIGFGSMISTDAAQLTAIVKAAVRLTGQRALLASGWGGLAAGEDASDDAERFFQLEQAPHDWLFPRVSVAVHHGGAGTTGAALAAGIPSVVLPFGYDQPFWAHCLAQRGVAPPALVRAGLQPETLADAIRQASAPSMRAAASVLGQRIREEDGISRAVGQLEAWGLLQPAVSVAPVVRIEQQAVA, from the coding sequence ATGCCTGAGTCACTGCATACGCCGGCACGTCACCGCCCGGTACTGATCGCCACCCTGGGCACGCATGGCGATGTGCGCCCGATCATCGCGCTGGGCCGCGGCCTGCAGGAGCGCGGTTATCCGGTGCGGGTGCTGACCAGCGCCAACTTCGAATCCCTGATCCGCGCCAATGGGCTGGAGTTCTTCCCGCTCAGCGGCGACCACCAGAAGCTGTTGCAGGGCCATCCCAATGTCGCCGAGATGCGCGGCGGCTGGCGCGGCATCTGGGGCACCTTGCGCGCACAACTGATGGACTGGGCGCGCGACTGGGCCGAGCAGGGCCGCGCGGCCTGTGCCGATGCCGGTTTGATTCTCGGCGTCGGCAGCGCGAGCTTGCTGGCACATAGCCTGGGCCAGGCCTATGGCCTACCGGTGGTATTCACGCAACTGCAGCCGCTGACCGCCTCGCGCCATGTGCCGTTGATGGTGATGCCCACCGTGCGTCTGCCCGGGCTGGTGAGTGTGGCGCTGCATCACGCGGTGCGCTTTGCCGGCTGGCAGCTGATGCGCCCGGCGCTCAACGGCATCGTGCGCCCGGCTCTGGGGCTGCCGGCGTATCCGTGGAGTGGTCCCGACCGCAGCGCGCAGCGCGTGGTGTATGGCTATAGCGAGCATCTGTGCCCACGTCCGCCGGACTGGCCGGACCGAGCCCAGGTCGCCGGTTTCTGGCAGTTGCCGCAGCCGCAGTGGCAGCCGCCGGCCGCGCTGGAAGCGTTTCTGCAGGCCGGCCCGCCGCCGCTGTATATCGGCTTCGGCAGCATGATCAGCACCGATGCGGCGCAGCTCACCGCCATCGTCAAGGCGGCGGTGCGTCTGACCGGTCAACGCGCGTTGCTGGCCAGCGGCTGGGGCGGGCTGGCGGCCGGGGAAGACGCGTCCGACGATGCGGAGCGCTTCTTCCAGTTGGAGCAGGCGCCGCACGATTGGCTGTTCCCGCGGGTGTCGGTCGCGGTGCATCACGGCGGTGCCGGCACGACCGGTGCGGCGCTGGCTGCGGGGATTCCGTCGGTGGTCCTGCCGTTCGGCTACGACCAACCGTTCTGGGCGCACTGCCTGGCCCAGCGTGGCGTCGCGCCCCCGGCGCTGGTGCGGGCCGGACTGCAGCCGGAAACCCTGGCCGATGCCATCCGCCAGGCCAGCGCGCCGAGCATGCGCGCAGCGGCAAGCGTGCTGGGGCAGCGCATCCGTGAGGAGGACGGAATCAGCCGGGCGGTGGGGCAGCTGGAAGCATGGGGATTGCTGCAACCGGCGGTGTCGGTGGCGCCGGTCGTGCGGATCGAGCAGCAGGCCGTCGCCTGA
- a CDS encoding thioredoxin-like domain-containing protein yields the protein MRSEPTHAGLLRILTLCAALVAWMSPAAAQQGPRLRREIAETLVVADADRMRPFRWTREPAVIALYFGADWCGPCHAFVPDLVRIRAALREAGADTEVVYVSQDHSETQMRRYMRQQQMPWPAIDYRRIDALPALRRLAGTAPPNLVLLDRAGNVLASGWEGRHYIGLTPVLRTWSEHLRRAAVDTTPPLLHDGPAAHRHPGD from the coding sequence ATGCGTTCTGAGCCGACCCACGCAGGTCTGCTGCGCATATTGACGCTCTGCGCGGCGCTCGTTGCGTGGATGTCGCCGGCGGCGGCGCAACAGGGGCCCCGGCTGCGGCGGGAGATTGCCGAGACGTTGGTGGTGGCCGATGCCGACCGCATGCGCCCCTTTCGCTGGACGCGCGAGCCGGCGGTGATCGCGCTGTACTTCGGCGCCGACTGGTGCGGGCCCTGCCATGCGTTCGTGCCGGATTTGGTCCGGATCCGCGCGGCGCTGCGCGAGGCAGGTGCCGACACCGAGGTGGTGTACGTCAGCCAGGACCACTCGGAAACGCAGATGCGCCGCTACATGCGCCAGCAACAGATGCCCTGGCCGGCGATCGACTACCGCCGCATCGATGCGCTTCCTGCGTTGCGCCGGCTGGCCGGCACCGCACCACCGAACCTGGTGCTGCTGGATCGCGCCGGCAACGTACTGGCCAGCGGCTGGGAAGGCCGACACTACATCGGCCTGACCCCGGTGCTGCGCACATGGAGCGAGCACCTTCGGCGCGCCGCAGTCGATACGACGCCACCCCTACTACACGACGGTCCCGCAGCACATCGCCACCCTGGCGATTGA
- the radC gene encoding RadC family protein, whose translation MHIHDWPTDERPREKLLARGATALSDAELLAIFVGSGLRGQDAVRTARDLLLRHGPLRVLLDRPASALARLPGLGPASSCKLNAALELAHRHLMSELERGEALSDPPSVGRYFSQRLRAKAYEVFAVLYLDTKHHAIAFEEVFTGTLDGADIHTREVVRRALLHNAAAVIVGHNHPSGNPEPSEADRAVTKRLLEALDLMEIRLLDHFVIGDGRPVSLAERGWLE comes from the coding sequence ATGCACATTCACGACTGGCCCACCGACGAACGCCCGCGCGAGAAACTTCTGGCGCGCGGGGCGACTGCGTTATCCGATGCCGAGCTGCTGGCGATCTTTGTCGGCTCCGGTCTGCGCGGCCAGGACGCCGTGCGCACTGCGCGCGATCTGCTGCTTCGCCACGGCCCGCTGCGCGTGCTGCTGGATCGCCCGGCCTCGGCCCTGGCGCGCCTGCCCGGCCTTGGGCCCGCCTCGTCCTGCAAGCTCAACGCGGCGCTGGAACTGGCACATCGCCACCTGATGAGCGAGCTGGAGCGCGGCGAAGCGCTCAGCGACCCACCCAGCGTCGGCCGCTATTTTTCGCAGCGACTGCGTGCCAAGGCGTACGAGGTGTTTGCGGTGCTGTACCTGGATACCAAACATCACGCGATCGCCTTCGAGGAAGTGTTCACCGGCACGCTTGATGGCGCCGATATCCATACGCGCGAAGTGGTGCGGCGGGCGCTACTGCACAATGCAGCGGCCGTGATCGTCGGGCACAACCATCCGTCCGGCAACCCGGAGCCCTCCGAGGCCGACCGCGCGGTCACCAAACGTTTGCTGGAGGCACTGGATTTGATGGAGATCCGCCTGCTCGACCACTTCGTGATCGGCGACGGCCGCCCGGTGTCGCTGGCCGAGCGCGGCTGGCTGGAATGA
- a CDS encoding SDR family NAD(P)-dependent oxidoreductase — protein MSKTVLITGATSGFGSAAVRRFAAAGWKIIATGRRAERLEALAAELPAGQVHTAAFDMRDAHDLSAAIDALPAGFADIDVLVNNAGLALGTAPAQQADLTQWQQMIDTNVTALVTLTHRLLPALIARRGAIINIASVAATYPYTGGNVYGGTKAFVQQFSLGLRADLHGTGVRVTSIEPGMAETEFTLVRTGGNQAASDTLYRGATPMTAEDIAEQIFYVASLPAHLNINRLEIMPVTQSFAGFQVARDAAN, from the coding sequence ATGTCCAAGACCGTTCTGATCACTGGTGCCACCTCCGGATTCGGCAGCGCCGCCGTGCGCCGTTTTGCTGCTGCCGGCTGGAAGATCATCGCTACCGGCCGGCGCGCCGAGCGCCTGGAGGCGCTGGCCGCCGAACTGCCCGCCGGCCAGGTGCACACGGCCGCGTTCGACATGCGCGATGCGCACGACTTGTCGGCAGCGATCGATGCATTGCCGGCTGGTTTCGCCGACATCGATGTGCTGGTCAACAACGCCGGCCTGGCGCTGGGTACCGCGCCTGCACAGCAGGCCGACCTGACGCAGTGGCAGCAGATGATCGACACCAACGTCACCGCCCTGGTCACCCTCACCCACCGCCTGCTGCCGGCGCTGATCGCACGCCGCGGCGCGATCATCAACATCGCCTCGGTGGCGGCCACTTACCCGTACACCGGCGGCAATGTGTACGGCGGCACCAAGGCGTTTGTGCAGCAGTTTTCGCTGGGCTTGCGAGCGGACCTGCACGGCACCGGCGTGCGCGTGACCTCGATCGAACCGGGCATGGCCGAAACCGAATTCACCCTGGTGCGCACCGGCGGCAACCAGGCCGCCTCCGACACGCTATACCGCGGCGCCACCCCGATGACCGCCGAGGACATCGCCGAGCAGATCTTCTATGTCGCCAGCCTGCCGGCGCATCTGAACATCAATCGGCTGGAAATCATGCCGGTGACGCAGTCGTTCGCCGGCTTCCAGGTGGCGCGCGACGCGGCGAACTAA
- a CDS encoding SPOR domain-containing protein, giving the protein MAARRGKSQARRNTSNGTPGWVWLVAGAAIAAVIFLAAPNLFKKDGDGFLRVGPRANPDAQPEPVADADVDTPAELPKPSAQPPKPQAKPGDAQTQYDFYTLLPGKEVQMSDAELAASARAEEAARARAALEGKPVAPAPGAAARVAAATPAASVPVPLNETAASAPKPLAETAPARPAATPAPASTAALTTPAAAAPATAAPKPAATAAAATTAAAPAVTDNTRYILQAGSFGASGDAESTKAKLAMMGLAARVESAEISGKTVYRVRMGPYGSAGELAEAKQKLTGSGLPAIAIKAQ; this is encoded by the coding sequence ATGGCAGCACGACGCGGTAAGAGTCAGGCGCGACGCAACACCAGCAATGGCACCCCCGGTTGGGTGTGGTTGGTGGCGGGCGCCGCGATTGCGGCAGTGATCTTTCTGGCAGCGCCCAACCTGTTCAAGAAGGACGGCGACGGCTTCCTGCGCGTGGGCCCGCGCGCCAATCCCGATGCGCAGCCCGAGCCGGTGGCAGATGCCGACGTGGATACGCCGGCCGAACTGCCCAAGCCCAGCGCACAACCGCCCAAGCCGCAAGCCAAACCCGGCGATGCGCAGACCCAGTACGACTTCTACACCTTGCTGCCCGGCAAGGAAGTGCAGATGTCCGATGCCGAACTGGCGGCCAGTGCGCGCGCCGAGGAAGCCGCGCGTGCGCGTGCGGCACTGGAAGGCAAGCCGGTTGCGCCCGCACCGGGTGCAGCAGCACGTGTTGCTGCAGCCACGCCGGCCGCCAGCGTGCCGGTGCCGTTGAACGAAACCGCCGCCAGCGCGCCCAAGCCGTTGGCGGAAACTGCGCCTGCGCGTCCGGCGGCGACACCGGCGCCGGCCAGCACCGCAGCGCTCACCACGCCGGCTGCCGCCGCACCTGCAACTGCAGCGCCCAAACCGGCTGCGACGGCCGCAGCGGCAACGACGGCGGCTGCACCTGCAGTGACAGACAACACCCGCTACATCCTGCAGGCCGGCTCGTTCGGCGCCTCCGGCGATGCCGAATCGACCAAGGCCAAGCTGGCGATGATGGGCCTGGCAGCACGCGTGGAATCGGCTGAAATCAGCGGCAAAACCGTCTACCGCGTGCGCATGGGGCCGTATGGCAGCGCCGGCGAACTGGCCGAAGCCAAGCAGAAACTGACCGGCAGCGGCTTGCCTGCCATCGCCATCAAGGCGCAGTAG